A window of Streptomyces sp. Je 1-332 genomic DNA:
GCGGCCTCGGTGACCTCGGTGACGGTCGCGGCCATCTCCTCGGGGTCCGCGGTCAGGACGGCCGTCAGGACCTCGCGCAGGGCGCCGTCCTCGGGCTTGGCGTGCAGGAGGTCGACGTACGGCTTCACGGAGTCGACGCCGAGTCCGGCCAGCAGGTCCGCAGCCTCGACGGGGTCGCGGAAGCCGCAGAGGCCGTCGAACTCCGTGAGGGCGCAGATCAGTTCGGGCTTGTGGTTGGCGTCCTTGTAGTTGCGGTGCGGGGCGTCGATCGGGACGCCCCGGCTCTCCTCGTCCTCGTAGCCCTCCCTCGCCTGCTCCAGGTCGGGGTGCACCTGGAGTGAGAGGGGGGCGCCCGCCGCGAGGAGCTTGAGGAGGAAGGGCAGGCGCGGGCCGAACTTGGCGACGGCCGCCCTGCCGAGCTCGTGCCCGGGGTCCTCGTCGATCACCTCGTCGAGCGGGCCGCGCCCGGTGCGCGAGGGCGCGCCGGGGTGGGCGCCCATCCACATCTCGGCCTGCGGCTCACCGGTCGGCTCGACGCCGATGAGCTCCGGGATGGCGGTGGTGGAACCCCAGGCGTAGGGGCGGATGGTGTTGGTGAGGCGGTCCACGGAGGAGTTCTCCCTTACGTACGTACGTGCGCTGGGGCATTGGTGCGCTGGTGCATTGGTGCGCTGGCGCGCTGGCGCGGGGTCTCAGGTCATGACCGGGCCGAGGTCATGATCGGTCCCTCGGGGCGAGCGCCAGGTAAACGGCGGCGAAATCCGTGACGGCGATCAGCTCCGCGAGGGACTCCAGGTCGTCGCCGTCCTCCGGTTCGAGCTCGCTGAGCGCGATGTCGTGGCCGTGGGCGAGCTCGCGGGCCGCGGGCGCGGCGCTGAGGCCTCCGGCGTCCACCGGGCGATCGCGGAGCAGGACGACGCGGGCGCGCAGCTGCTGGGGTTCCTCGACGCGGTCGCGGAAGAAGTCGTCGCCGTCCTCGCCGGGGGCGAGGTTGCCCGCGAGCAGGGCGCCGTGCGCTGGCAGGGACTCGGGCAGTTCACCGGCGACCGCGGGGTGACCGGCGAGCTCGGCGAGGGTGGCGGCGAAACGGCGGCCCGCGGGGCCCGCGAAACGGCCCTCGGTCCAGATCACCGGGAGGGCTTCGGCCAGCTCAGCGGCGAGCGTCTTGGCGGGGTTGCTGTACGTCGCGATGACGGGGCCGCAGCGTTCCGCGACGTGATCGAGGCGGTCCGCGATCTTCTCCAGGGTCTCGGCCGGTGCGGTGATCAGGCCGGTGCGGTCCAGGAGGATGAGGAGCGGGGTGAGCAGGGCCCAGAGGGTGGCGGGGGCGGACGCGGCGGCCTCGTCGTCCAGGCGGCGCGCCTCGTACGACTCGGAGGCGCGCTCTCCGTCGTGCGGGGCCTCGTACTCCCCGTACGGGGAGGTGGCCATCGCGACGGTGAGGCCGTGCGAGCCCTCCACGCCCTCGGCGAGCGGGGAGCGGGCGGGGGCGACGGCCACGACCGTGCAGCCGCGGCGGTAGGCCTGCTCCGCGAGGAGTTCGAGGCCCGGTTCCGTGCCGTCCGGCGTTGCGATGAGCAGCAGGTCGAGGGGGCCCGCCCAGCCGGGGAGCGCCCAGCGCAGGGCGCCTGCCGCGGGGGCTACGCCGGTGGGGGCGAGGCGGATCACGGGGCAGCCGGCGCCCGCGAGGGTGCCGAGCAGATCGGCCACGCAGGTGGCGGCCGTGCCGGGGCCCGCGATCAGGATGGCGCGGGGGCGGCCGTCCGGCTTGAGCTGCGTGAGCCCGGCCTCCGTGGCGTGCCGCACCGCTGTGCGGACGCGTGCGCCTGCCTCCGCTGCGCCGCGGAGGAGGCCGCGGCGGTCGGCCACGGCGAGGGCCTCGGGGGCGTCCAGGAGCGATTCGTCCAACATGGGGGTCGGGCCTCCGATTCGCCGGGCGACGGGGCGGGGCCGCCGCCGGTCGCACTTCTTGTCGTTACGCCGTTACGCCGTTACGCCGTTACGCGGTTCGCGCTGGGCTTGCGAGGGCCTTGCGGAGCCTTACGCGGGGCGGCGGGCCTCGTCGACGAGGAGTACGGGGATGCCGTCGCGGACGGGGTAGGCGAGGCCGCAGTCCTTCGCGGCTGCCGTGCAGACCAGCTCCGTGTCCGCCTCCTTGAGGGGGGCGTGGCAGGCCGGGCAGGCGAGGATCTCCAGGAGGCCGGCTTCGAGCGGCATGGGGTGGGTCCCTTCGAGCGGGGCTAGCGGGTTGGGGTGAGGGATGTCGCCTGGTCAGCCTACCTCTGGCCCCTGGGCCTTGGGCGTGTCTTCGGCCGGGGCTTCGCCCCCGGCCCCCGGTGGGGCGTCTGCCCGGGCTTCGCCCCCGGCCCCGGGCGGGGCGTCTGCCCGGGCTTCGCCCCCGGCCCGGAGTGGGGTGGGCCGGGGCTTCGCCCCAGGCCGTGGCCCCGGGGGGGGCGACTGTCGTTTGTTGTCTGCGGCCCGGTGGACGTTTGTGCCCACCCGTTCCGCCCTGCGGAACGCCTGCCCACAAACGCGGCGGGCGGGGGTAAGAGCTGGCGGGATGGCTGCCCGCAGACCCGGCGGGGCGGGTGGGCAGGGGCGGCCGGACGCCTGCCCGCAAACGCGGCGGTCGGGGTGGGCGGGGCAGGAGCGCCCGAACCACTGCCCACAAACGCGGCGGCCGGGCTGCGTGGGTAGGGGCGGCCGGACGCCTGTCCGCAGACCCGGCGGTCGGGGTGGGTGGGCAGGGGCGGCCGGACGCCTGCCCGCAAGCAGGCGTGTGGGGGGGTCGGTTAGGACCTGATGATGGCGAGGGCCTCGTCTCGGGTGGATTTCATTGTGGGCTCGTCCCTTGCTTCCACGTTCAGGCGCAGGAGTGGTTCCGTGTTGGAGGCGCGGACGTTGAACCACCAGTCCGTGGACGTCACCGTGAGGCCGTCCAGTTCGTCGAGGGTGACGCCCTCCCGCGTGC
This region includes:
- the manA gene encoding mannose-6-phosphate isomerase, class I yields the protein MDRLTNTIRPYAWGSTTAIPELIGVEPTGEPQAEMWMGAHPGAPSRTGRGPLDEVIDEDPGHELGRAAVAKFGPRLPFLLKLLAAGAPLSLQVHPDLEQAREGYEDEESRGVPIDAPHRNYKDANHKPELICALTEFDGLCGFRDPVEAADLLAGLGVDSVKPYVDLLHAKPEDGALREVLTAVLTADPEEMAATVTEVTEAAKRLGGAYAPYAGIAHHYPGDPGVIAAMLLNHVRLQPGEALFLGAGVPHAYLDGLGVEIMANSDNVLRCGLTPKHVDVPELLRIVRFEPTDPGVLRPEASPDGEEVYETPIDEFRLSRFVLSDGAAPHDLTAATPQILLCVAGTVRVGDAGELTAGQSVFVPADEKAELSGVGTVFRATVVA
- a CDS encoding SIS domain-containing protein, with product MLDESLLDAPEALAVADRRGLLRGAAEAGARVRTAVRHATEAGLTQLKPDGRPRAILIAGPGTAATCVADLLGTLAGAGCPVIRLAPTGVAPAAGALRWALPGWAGPLDLLLIATPDGTEPGLELLAEQAYRRGCTVVAVAPARSPLAEGVEGSHGLTVAMATSPYGEYEAPHDGERASESYEARRLDDEAAASAPATLWALLTPLLILLDRTGLITAPAETLEKIADRLDHVAERCGPVIATYSNPAKTLAAELAEALPVIWTEGRFAGPAGRRFAATLAELAGHPAVAGELPESLPAHGALLAGNLAPGEDGDDFFRDRVEEPQQLRARVVLLRDRPVDAGGLSAAPAARELAHGHDIALSELEPEDGDDLESLAELIAVTDFAAVYLALAPRDRS
- a CDS encoding Trm112 family protein, with the protein product MPLEAGLLEILACPACHAPLKEADTELVCTAAAKDCGLAYPVRDGIPVLLVDEARRPA